The Candidatus Methylomirabilis sp. genome segment CCTCCTTCCGGCCCGCGCCCGCCGCCTCCGCCCTGGCGCTGGGCGGTGATCCGGATCTCGCCCCCTCCCTCCGTCGCATCCAGCGCGTTGGTCAGGAGGTTGAGGAAGAGCTGCTGGAGCATCTGGGAATCGCCGAGGACCCTGGAGCCGGCGGGGAACGGGACCACCAGGATCTGCTGATTGCCCAGGCTGGCCTGCCGCTCCACGAAGGAGACCGCGTCCGTGACCACGCTCTGGAGATCCACGGGCCCGAAGGCCGGCTCGCGCTGCCGGGCGAAATCGAGGAGGCGGCGGACGATCGCCGCGGCGCGGGAGGCCTCCGCCTGGATCATGGCCAGGTATTCCTGACACTCGGCCAGCCCGGCCGGGCCGGCGATCCCCCCCTCCCCGGCGCGCCGCTGCAGGGCCTCGGCGAAGCCGGCCACGGAAGAGAGGGGGTTGTTGAGCTCGTGGGCCAGGCCCGCGGCCAACCGGCCGAGGGAGGCCAGCTTCTCCTGGCGGACGAGCAGGTGCTGCGACTGCTTCAGCTCGTCGTAGGAGCGCCGCAGCTCCTCGTAGAGGCTGGCATTCTCGATCGCGATGGCCGCCTGGGCGGCGAGGGTCACCGCCAGCTTCTCATCCTCCTTGCTGAACTCTTCCGCCCCCTGCTTCTCCGTCAGGTAGAGGTTCCCGAAGACCCTCCCCTTCGAGATGATGGGGACGCCGAGGAACGAGCGCATCGGGGGATGATCCGGGGGAAAGCCGTGCGCCCGCGCGTCCTGGCTGAGATCCCGGAGCCGGAGCGGCTTGGCCTCCCGCGCCAGGACGCCCAGGATCCCCTTGCCGACGGGCAGGGGGCCGATCCGCGCCTTCTCCTCCTCGCCGATCCCGGCCGTGATGAACTGCGCGAGCCGCCCCTCCTCGTCCAGGATCCCCAGGGCCCCGTAGCGGGCGCCGAGGAGCCGGCAGGCCACCTCGGCGATCCGCTCCAGGACGGATTCGAGGGACCGCTCTGCCGCCAGCGTCATGCCGGCCTCGACCAGGGCCGCCAACTGCTCGCGCCCCCGCCCGACCGCCTTCTCCCGCTCCTGCACGAAGGCGAGGGCGACGATGG includes the following:
- a CDS encoding ATP-binding protein — its product is MPRPRANKSRQAPSPAKGPVPLSRGEDLLRDLVAHLRTERDGLRQALVSAMIARGLLKGLTPQEGEAEAATIYDALVECLETGRYHSAQAYAHAVAERGVMRGIGAKHVIGGLLALRDLCGRALHERYHRRPADLTRALDVYEPVVNRILTIVALAFVQEREKAVGRGREQLAALVEAGMTLAAERSLESVLERIAEVACRLLGARYGALGILDEEGRLAQFITAGIGEEEKARIGPLPVGKGILGVLAREAKPLRLRDLSQDARAHGFPPDHPPMRSFLGVPIISKGRVFGNLYLTEKQGAEEFSKEDEKLAVTLAAQAAIAIENASLYEELRRSYDELKQSQHLLVRQEKLASLGRLAAGLAHELNNPLSSVAGFAEALQRRAGEGGIAGPAGLAECQEYLAMIQAEASRAAAIVRRLLDFARQREPAFGPVDLQSVVTDAVSFVERQASLGNQQILVVPFPAGSRVLGDSQMLQQLFLNLLTNALDATEGGGEIRITAQRQGGGGGRGPEGGSVAVVVADNGSGISRENLARIFDPFFTTKEVGKGTGLGLAICQSIVEQHGGTIEVQSEGAGKGTVVTVRLPLAERGEPVAEPRGSRGGSR